One segment of Brassica napus cultivar Da-Ae chromosome C3, Da-Ae, whole genome shotgun sequence DNA contains the following:
- the LOC106426361 gene encoding homeobox-leucine zipper protein HAT14-like isoform X1 has protein sequence MEPALYLGDNTNKFSFLEKPSKIPNNPSASSTSTFFFCIIKSTSTSDKNIGFNMGLDVLGFGSQRSLSSSSSPSVEDEKKYKSKLTQRANYSDGVRVSSSVDPSLQLQLHLPWIPENRAPTVAEPSMPVSPPDSVTSSFRLDFGIKSYGYEKRNNKRDMEDEVEKSTSRASNEDNDDENGAIRKKLRLSKDQSAFLEDSFKEHNTLNPKQKIALAKQLNLRPRQVEVWFQNRRARRRR, from the exons ATGGAACCAGCTTTGTATCTAGGTGACAATACTAACAAGTTCTCTTTTCTGGAGAAGCCCTCGAAGATTCCTAATAATCCCTCTGCCTCATCGacctctactttttttttttgtataataaaatCGACCTCTACTTCCGACAAGAATATTGGGTTCAACATGGGTTTGGATGTACTTGGTTTTGGTAGTCAGAGATCGTTGTCATCCTCTTCGTCCCCGTCGGTAGAAGATGAGAAGAAGTATAAGAGTAAACTAACACAAAGAGCAAATTATTCTGATGGAGTTAGGGTTTCATCTTCCGTTGATCCGTCACTACAGCTTCAGCTTCACTTACCTTGGATCCCTGAGAACA GAGCACCTACGGTGGCAGAGCCTAGTATGCCAGTGTCCCCTCCGGATAGTGTAACGTCGTCGTTTCGATTAGATTTTGGGATTAAGAGTTATGGTTATgagaaaagaaataataaaagagaTATGGAAGATGAGGTTGAAAAATCTACTTCAAGAGCCAGCAACGAAGACAACGATGACGAAAATGGAGCCATCAGAAAGAAACTGAGGCTCTCTAAAGATCAATCTGCATTTCTTGAAGACAGCTTCAAAGAACACAACACCCTTAATCCT AAGCAAAAGATTGCGTTGGCAAAGCAGTTAAATCTTCGTCCTCGTCAGGTTGAAGTTTGGTTTCAAAACAGACGAGCGAG gCGGAGAAGATGA